A window of Campylobacter concisus contains these coding sequences:
- the htpG gene encoding molecular chaperone HtpG has protein sequence MADKFEFQTEVNDLLNLMIHSLYSNKEIFLRELISNSNDALDKLNYLCLTDEKYKSLSYTPRIDIKVDDKAKTLTISDNGIGMDKDELIANLGTIARSGTKGFMKNLSGDAKKDSSLIGQFGVGFYSAFMVASKIEVISKRALSDKAYKWTSDAKSYEIEDTKKDSFGTDIILHLNDDEFANSWRIEEIVKKYSNHIPYPIFMDKQSYVAPKEGEKEGTYETKNEQINKANALWRLNKASLKEQDYNDFYKQISHDSSDPLLYIHTKAEGKIEYSTLFYVPSTEPFDLFRVDYQSGVKLYVKRVFITDDAKELLPPYLRFIKGIIDVEDLPLNVSREILQENAIMRTVKEQSVKKILSELAKVKDNDREKYIKFYKLFGKVLKEGLYGFNAEKEQILDLCLFKSSKRDGLISLKEYKEAMKKDQKSIYYISGNNENMLKNSPLLESFKKNDIEVLIMDEEIDTIVMPMVNEFDKTPLKSVSHADINDEIKNDEKIDESKVANTLIKMKEILKDEVKDVRLSSRLSSSAAVLIYDKNDPDYAMQEMLRQMGQGTNAPKVKPILEINADHEIFAKLEKNEAMIYDIAPLLLDMARLNEGMSLENPAKFSELLTKVMIKAI, from the coding sequence ATGGCAGATAAATTTGAATTTCAAACCGAGGTCAATGACCTTTTAAATTTGATGATCCACTCTCTTTACTCAAACAAAGAGATATTTTTAAGAGAGCTCATCTCAAACTCAAACGACGCTCTTGACAAGCTAAATTACCTTTGCTTGACTGATGAAAAGTATAAAAGTCTAAGCTACACTCCAAGGATCGACATCAAAGTAGATGATAAAGCTAAGACTTTAACCATTAGCGACAATGGTATCGGTATGGATAAGGATGAACTCATCGCAAATTTAGGCACCATCGCAAGAAGTGGCACAAAAGGTTTTATGAAAAATTTAAGTGGCGATGCCAAAAAAGATAGCTCACTAATCGGTCAGTTTGGTGTTGGCTTTTACTCAGCATTTATGGTGGCAAGTAAGATCGAAGTCATAAGCAAACGAGCACTTAGCGACAAAGCCTACAAATGGACATCTGATGCAAAAAGCTACGAGATAGAAGATACTAAAAAAGATAGCTTTGGAACGGACATCATCTTGCATTTAAACGATGATGAGTTTGCAAATTCTTGGCGTATCGAAGAAATAGTCAAGAAGTATTCAAATCACATTCCTTATCCTATATTTATGGATAAACAAAGCTATGTCGCTCCAAAAGAAGGCGAAAAAGAGGGCACTTATGAGACTAAAAACGAGCAAATAAATAAGGCAAATGCGCTTTGGAGGCTAAATAAAGCTAGCCTTAAAGAGCAAGATTATAACGACTTTTATAAGCAAATTTCTCACGACAGTAGCGATCCTCTCCTTTATATTCATACAAAGGCTGAAGGCAAGATTGAGTACTCAACTCTATTTTATGTGCCAAGCACTGAGCCATTTGATCTATTTAGAGTCGATTATCAAAGTGGCGTAAAGCTTTATGTAAAAAGAGTTTTCATCACAGATGATGCAAAAGAACTCTTGCCGCCATATTTAAGATTTATCAAGGGTATCATCGATGTTGAGGATCTGCCATTAAATGTGAGCCGTGAAATTTTACAAGAAAATGCGATCATGCGAACCGTTAAAGAGCAAAGCGTGAAGAAAATTTTAAGCGAGCTTGCAAAAGTAAAAGATAACGACCGCGAAAAATACATAAAATTTTACAAACTATTTGGCAAGGTTCTAAAAGAGGGACTTTACGGATTTAACGCAGAAAAAGAGCAAATTTTAGATCTTTGTCTATTTAAAAGCTCAAAAAGAGATGGACTAATCAGCCTAAAAGAGTATAAAGAGGCAATGAAAAAGGATCAAAAATCGATCTATTATATCAGCGGTAATAATGAAAATATGCTAAAAAATTCTCCGCTTCTTGAGAGCTTTAAGAAAAACGACATCGAAGTGCTTATTATGGACGAGGAGATCGATACGATCGTAATGCCAATGGTTAATGAATTTGACAAAACACCTCTAAAATCAGTCTCACACGCTGATATAAATGACGAGATCAAAAATGATGAGAAGATCGATGAGAGCAAGGTTGCAAACACACTTATTAAAATGAAAGAAATTTTAAAAGATGAAGTCAAAGATGTAAGACTAAGCTCAAGGCTCTCAAGCTCGGCTGCGGTGCTAATATATGACAAAAACGACCCTGATTACGCTATGCAAGAGATGTTAAGGCAAATGGGTCAAGGCACAAACGCTCCAAAAGTTAAACCGATCTTGGAGATCAACGCTGATCATGAAATTTTTGCAAAACTAGAGAAAAATGAGGCGATGATTTATGACATAGCGCCTTTGCTTCTTGATATGGCAAGACTAAATGAGGGCATGAGCCTAGAAAACCCAGCTAAATTTTCAGAGCTACTAACGAAAGTGATGATAAAAGCTATCTAA